Proteins encoded together in one Orbaceae bacterium lpD01 window:
- the cysB gene encoding HTH-type transcriptional regulator CysB: MKLQQLRYIVEVVKHDLNVSLTAESLYTSQPGISKQIKLLEDELGVQIFARSGKHLTHLTPIGQDIVHIAQEILSKVSAIKVAAVEHTQPNQGVFNIATTYTQARYMLPLVIQHFMQQYPHISLQMEQGSSRQVVDDVVSGKVDFAIVSELPKVNDDFIVLPCYHWNYAIILPKNHPLATLPILTIADLAQHPLVSYDFSSDGSDLSKAFSRANYEPNIVFNISDADLIKTYVKLGIGVGILAKMAVDEEQEQDLLVFNAGHLFSYNTTYIVFRRTLFLRNYMYEFIYQFSSHLTKELIDKALACNSNAEIQAMFNGIKLPVR, translated from the coding sequence ATGAAATTACAGCAGCTTAGATATATCGTTGAAGTGGTTAAACATGATTTAAACGTCTCTTTGACGGCGGAAAGTCTTTATACCTCTCAACCCGGTATCAGCAAGCAGATTAAGCTGTTAGAGGATGAACTGGGCGTACAAATTTTTGCCCGTTCAGGCAAACATTTAACGCATCTTACGCCGATTGGTCAAGATATCGTGCATATCGCTCAGGAAATTTTGAGTAAAGTCAGTGCAATTAAAGTCGCGGCGGTCGAACATACGCAGCCCAATCAAGGCGTATTTAACATTGCCACAACTTATACACAAGCCCGTTACATGCTGCCACTAGTTATTCAACATTTTATGCAACAATATCCGCATATTTCGTTACAGATGGAGCAGGGATCATCACGTCAGGTTGTTGATGATGTGGTGAGCGGTAAGGTTGATTTTGCGATTGTGTCCGAATTACCTAAAGTGAATGATGATTTTATTGTTTTACCCTGTTATCACTGGAACTATGCCATCATTTTACCGAAAAATCATCCACTCGCTACATTACCCATTTTAACAATTGCCGATTTAGCCCAGCACCCTTTAGTCAGTTATGACTTTTCCAGTGATGGTTCTGATTTGAGTAAAGCATTTAGCCGTGCCAACTATGAACCGAATATTGTGTTTAATATTTCAGATGCTGATTTAATCAAGACCTATGTGAAATTAGGTATTGGGGTGGGAATCTTAGCTAAAATGGCGGTTGATGAAGAGCAAGAGCAAGATTTGCTGGTATTTAATGCCGGACATCTCTTTTCTTACAATACCACTTATATTGTCTTTCGCCGGACACTCTTTTTAAGAAACTATATGTATGAGTTTATTTATCAATTTTCTTCGCATTTAACCAAAGAGTTAATTGATAAAGCCCTCGCTTGTAATAGTAATGCCGAAATTCAGGCGATGTTCAATGGGATAAAATTACCCGTCAGATAA
- a CDS encoding MmgE/PrpD family protein, whose protein sequence is MAIAATQSAGLRLHFGSDIKPLHAGLAAQQAVLAVELCQYGLQANPDFLAEDIGFLALYGQGNAALNLSDWGANWRIGTPGLWFKNYPYCSANAYVVDAMQLILAQHSIDFQHIDRVNLIFPVHGDAALIYRLPKRQDQGRFSAEYVIACLLQHKRLDETAFQPVPIDETTTCLMHKIVRQYHDSPLPRFAQIDIYLSHQHCVSARVEHPKGSPANPYSQREIRTKLTRAIGSDERAGQLVALSEDFHTDQPVQQIVKQLQRIIC, encoded by the coding sequence ATGGCGATTGCCGCAACCCAGTCGGCCGGCTTGCGTTTACATTTTGGTTCTGATATCAAGCCGCTTCATGCCGGACTGGCGGCTCAGCAAGCGGTACTGGCAGTTGAATTGTGCCAATACGGCTTACAAGCAAATCCTGATTTTTTAGCTGAAGATATCGGTTTTTTAGCCTTGTATGGACAAGGTAATGCCGCATTAAATTTATCTGATTGGGGAGCAAACTGGCGTATTGGAACCCCGGGTCTCTGGTTTAAAAATTATCCTTACTGCTCGGCTAATGCCTATGTGGTGGATGCGATGCAGTTAATATTGGCCCAGCATTCGATTGATTTTCAGCATATCGACAGGGTCAACCTCATCTTTCCTGTGCATGGCGATGCTGCCTTGATTTATCGTTTACCGAAAAGGCAGGATCAAGGCCGATTCTCTGCCGAATATGTGATAGCCTGTTTATTACAGCATAAACGGTTAGATGAGACCGCATTTCAGCCCGTGCCGATTGATGAGACGACGACTTGTTTAATGCATAAAATAGTGCGGCAGTATCACGATTCGCCTTTGCCGCGTTTTGCGCAGATTGATATCTACTTAAGTCATCAGCACTGTGTTTCAGCCCGGGTTGAACATCCTAAAGGGAGTCCGGCAAATCCCTACAGTCAACGTGAAATACGGACTAAACTCACTCGAGCTATCGGCAGTGATGAACGTGCCGGGCAGCTTGTCGCGTTAAGTGAAGACTTTCATACTGACCAGCCGGTACAGCAGATTGTCAAACAACTGCAACGCATTATATGCTAA
- a CDS encoding GNAT family N-acetyltransferase — MNIRAVKLSESQRLTDLIQSAYQAHQVADIHFAAVDIDMQSMQQHLLYNAAYVLEIDDRFASTISLRFPWGNNPGPFGVPHIGWFATHPDFTQQGLGAKLLVWLENHILKETLKLPAVTLGTAENHPWLVSFYQKQGFNPIAKADLGLGHRTLYLEKIIDQQRYHTWREKRDALMATGFQFAGKHIDIEGV, encoded by the coding sequence ATGAACATACGCGCGGTGAAATTGAGTGAAAGTCAGCGGTTAACTGACTTGATACAGTCCGCTTATCAAGCCCATCAAGTTGCCGATATCCACTTTGCCGCGGTAGACATCGATATGCAAAGCATGCAGCAACATCTGCTCTACAATGCAGCCTATGTATTAGAGATTGATGACCGCTTTGCTTCAACGATAAGTTTACGCTTTCCTTGGGGGAATAATCCGGGACCTTTTGGTGTCCCGCATATAGGTTGGTTTGCCACCCATCCTGATTTTACTCAGCAAGGATTAGGGGCAAAGTTGCTGGTCTGGCTTGAAAACCATATTTTAAAAGAGACACTGAAATTACCCGCGGTGACATTAGGTACCGCAGAAAACCATCCCTGGTTAGTCTCTTTTTATCAAAAACAGGGATTTAATCCCATCGCTAAGGCTGATCTGGGACTCGGCCATCGTACACTTTATTTGGAAAAAATCATTGACCAGCAGCGTTATCATACATGGCGAGAAAAACGGGATGCATTAATGGCGACCGGTTTTCAGTTCGCCGGAAAACACATTGATATTGAGGGAGTGTAG
- a CDS encoding molybdopterin-synthase adenylyltransferase MoeB, whose translation MAILSDQEFLRYDRQISLKGFDIDGQERLKQSSALIIGLGGLGCSAAQYLAASGIGQLTLVDFDTVSLSNLHRQILHTEQSINQHKVDSAAQALKQINPSIQLQTLASALDDDALAVQLQKQSIVLDCSDNLATREQINRLCYQYKVPLVSGAAIRMEGLLSTFIYQDNQPCYHCLSQLFGQDHLTCAESGVMSPLVGMIGAMQAMEAIKVLTQFGKPLIGRLLTVDAMTMQFTEIKFNPLPHCPICSHA comes from the coding sequence ATGGCTATACTCTCAGATCAAGAATTTCTTCGCTATGACAGACAAATTAGTCTTAAAGGATTCGATATCGATGGACAAGAGCGACTCAAGCAGTCTTCAGCGCTGATTATTGGTCTAGGGGGACTAGGCTGTAGTGCTGCGCAATACCTTGCTGCCAGTGGTATCGGCCAATTAACCCTGGTTGATTTCGACACTGTCAGCCTATCTAATTTGCATCGACAAATTTTACATACTGAGCAGTCGATTAATCAACACAAAGTCGATTCAGCCGCGCAAGCATTAAAGCAGATTAATCCCTCAATCCAGTTGCAGACCTTAGCTAGCGCCCTCGATGATGACGCATTAGCGGTACAACTACAGAAACAGTCGATTGTACTTGATTGTAGTGATAATCTCGCTACGCGTGAGCAGATCAATCGGCTTTGCTATCAATACAAAGTGCCGTTGGTGTCAGGGGCGGCTATTCGCATGGAAGGTCTACTTTCTACCTTTATCTATCAAGATAATCAGCCCTGCTATCACTGTTTAAGTCAACTATTTGGTCAGGATCATTTAACCTGCGCCGAATCTGGCGTGATGTCCCCGCTAGTTGGCATGATAGGGGCGATGCAAGCGATGGAGGCGATTAAAGTCCTCACCCAGTTTGGCAAGCCACTCATTGGTCGCCTGTTAACGGTTGATGCAATGACCATGCAATTTACTGAAATTAAATTTAATCCTTTACCCCATTGTCCGATTTGCTCACATGCATAA
- a CDS encoding amino acid ABC transporter ATP-binding protein — MIQVEHLSKNFGEHRVLTDVNLSVKAGEVIAIIGPSGSGKSTLLRCLNLLEKPETGTIQIGEVSLDAAHYSRKQETQLRHQLAMVFQHYNLFKNKTALENITEALIVGQKIAKKEANQLGLRLLERVGLLAQANQYPITLSGGQQQRVAIARALAVNPKVILFDEPTSALDPERVHEVLQVIHDLAKAQTTMIIVTHEMEFAKYVADRVVFMADGTVIEEGNAVDVIDFPQHVLTKKFLRQLSKLLNLKSKPDHVNHAIIRVNRK, encoded by the coding sequence ATGATTCAAGTAGAACATTTATCCAAAAATTTTGGTGAGCATCGCGTACTGACCGATGTGAACTTGAGTGTGAAAGCGGGAGAGGTGATTGCCATTATTGGTCCGTCTGGATCGGGTAAGTCAACCCTGTTACGTTGCCTGAATTTATTAGAGAAGCCAGAGACCGGTACGATTCAAATTGGTGAGGTGAGTCTTGATGCTGCGCACTATTCGCGTAAACAGGAAACGCAGTTGCGTCATCAATTGGCGATGGTTTTTCAGCACTATAATCTGTTTAAAAATAAGACCGCGCTGGAGAATATCACTGAAGCGCTCATTGTTGGGCAGAAAATCGCTAAAAAAGAGGCTAATCAACTCGGTTTGCGTTTACTTGAGCGGGTTGGTTTATTAGCACAAGCCAATCAATATCCGATAACCTTATCTGGCGGTCAACAGCAACGTGTTGCTATCGCGCGAGCCTTAGCGGTCAATCCTAAAGTCATCTTATTTGATGAACCCACTTCAGCGCTCGATCCAGAAAGAGTACACGAAGTGTTGCAGGTGATACATGATTTAGCCAAAGCGCAAACCACCATGATTATTGTGACGCATGAAATGGAGTTTGCTAAATATGTGGCAGATAGAGTGGTTTTTATGGCCGATGGCACAGTGATTGAAGAGGGCAATGCCGTTGATGTGATCGATTTTCCGCAGCATGTGTTAACTAAGAAATTTTTGAGACAGCTGTCGAAACTATTGAATTTGAAATCTAAGCCTGATCATGTTAACCACGCAATTATTCGAGTTAATCGAAAATAG
- the purB gene encoding adenylosuccinate lyase, which yields MAAHIIDFLMLGNNFGTIEMRSVWSEENRLHQQVAVEVALAQAEGDLGLIPESAAAQIVRQADASQLSIAEIADEVAKAKHSLMPTVNALQKQCGEAGQYIHYGVTTQDIVDTATVLQLKHAFAIVERDVHAIVLELIKQAKIYQHVPMVGRSHGMQALPTTFGFKLAVWLDEFVRHLTRLKEIKSRVLVGNLNGAIGTYAALGEQGIEVERQALARLDLGVPNISWQSARDRFSEYASVIALISGTLGKIGNELYNLMRTEINEIEEPFSEGKIGSTTMPHKRNPAAFEGLASLTAPVLKSVALIHESMKVEHERDAMSWRAEWIALPEINIYVSAQLQSALAIFRGMKVNQQQMLDNLTLQQGLLLSEKVMFELGKVLGKQSAHHLVYELAMQSFEQKISFSELLLHHESLKHLLNPADLKQWLDPIHYLGKTVEKVDQVIAAAYASGLLNEVNQ from the coding sequence ATGGCAGCACATATTATTGATTTTCTGATGTTGGGTAATAACTTTGGGACGATAGAGATGCGTTCGGTGTGGTCCGAAGAGAATCGGCTGCATCAACAAGTGGCGGTTGAAGTTGCTTTGGCACAGGCTGAAGGGGATTTAGGTCTGATTCCTGAGTCGGCAGCGGCGCAAATTGTACGGCAAGCCGATGCCAGTCAACTCAGTATTGCCGAGATTGCCGATGAAGTGGCTAAAGCTAAACACTCTTTAATGCCAACCGTTAATGCGCTGCAAAAACAGTGTGGTGAGGCTGGTCAATATATTCATTATGGCGTCACAACTCAGGATATTGTTGATACGGCGACGGTATTACAGCTCAAACACGCTTTTGCGATCGTTGAACGTGATGTGCACGCGATTGTACTTGAACTTATCAAACAGGCAAAAATCTATCAGCACGTACCAATGGTGGGACGTTCACATGGGATGCAAGCCTTGCCAACCACCTTTGGTTTTAAATTAGCGGTTTGGTTAGATGAGTTTGTGCGTCACTTAACCCGTTTAAAAGAGATTAAATCACGCGTATTGGTCGGTAATTTAAATGGCGCGATTGGCACTTATGCAGCATTAGGCGAACAGGGGATTGAAGTCGAACGACAAGCACTGGCAAGACTCGATCTTGGCGTGCCCAATATTAGCTGGCAATCTGCCCGCGATCGTTTTTCTGAATATGCCTCAGTCATTGCACTTATCAGTGGCACTCTGGGTAAGATAGGCAATGAACTTTATAACTTAATGCGCACCGAAATCAACGAGATCGAAGAGCCCTTTTCTGAGGGTAAGATCGGTTCAACCACCATGCCACATAAGCGCAATCCTGCCGCTTTTGAAGGGCTGGCTAGTTTAACGGCACCCGTGTTGAAAAGTGTGGCGCTGATTCATGAATCGATGAAGGTTGAACATGAACGCGATGCCATGAGCTGGCGGGCTGAGTGGATTGCCTTACCAGAAATCAATATCTATGTTTCAGCGCAGCTGCAAAGCGCATTAGCTATTTTTCGGGGTATGAAGGTGAACCAGCAACAAATGCTGGATAATTTAACCTTACAACAAGGCCTATTGTTGTCGGAAAAAGTGATGTTTGAGTTGGGTAAAGTGCTGGGAAAACAGAGCGCGCATCACTTAGTCTATGAACTGGCGATGCAGTCCTTTGAACAGAAGATATCGTTCAGTGAGTTATTACTTCATCATGAATCACTGAAGCACCTATTGAATCCCGCTGATCTCAAACAGTGGCTGGATCCGATTCATTATTTAGGCAAAACAGTCGAAAAAGTCGATCAAGTTATCGCTGCGGCATACGCATCTGGACTGTTAAACGAGGTGAATCAATGA
- a CDS encoding amino acid ABC transporter permease, whose protein sequence is MNFDFNYFIHVFPAIIPYVPVTLYLAVVSMLFAMIVGMMIALVRSARLPVIDQLMALYISLFRGIPSVVLLFIIYYGLPQLFPVLTKMGAITAAILCFSLKFAAYLAEIFRAGLQSVDHGQREAGLTVGLSVSQVYRRIILPQALVNALPATGNTFISLLKDSSIAFFVGVSELLAAGKLLTTESYRFFETYLAVGIVYWTLVVIYAALQKQLEKYLNIPYQR, encoded by the coding sequence ATGAATTTTGATTTTAATTACTTTATACATGTTTTTCCCGCCATTATTCCTTATGTGCCGGTGACACTTTATCTGGCTGTCGTCTCCATGTTATTTGCGATGATCGTTGGGATGATGATAGCCTTAGTTCGCAGTGCAAGGCTACCGGTGATTGATCAGTTAATGGCACTTTATATTTCACTATTTCGAGGTATACCATCGGTCGTGCTGCTCTTCATCATCTATTATGGCTTACCCCAGCTGTTCCCGGTACTGACCAAAATGGGCGCGATTACCGCGGCGATTCTCTGTTTTAGCTTAAAATTTGCCGCCTATTTAGCCGAAATTTTTCGTGCGGGTCTTCAATCTGTTGATCATGGCCAGCGTGAAGCCGGTTTAACGGTGGGTTTATCGGTTTCGCAAGTTTATCGCCGCATTATTTTACCACAGGCTTTGGTCAATGCACTGCCGGCAACCGGCAATACCTTTATTTCGTTATTAAAAGACTCTTCAATCGCTTTTTTTGTCGGGGTCTCAGAATTGCTCGCGGCCGGAAAGTTACTGACGACTGAATCCTATCGTTTTTTTGAAACGTATCTGGCGGTTGGCATCGTTTACTGGACATTAGTTGTGATCTATGCCGCGCTGCAAAAACAGCTGGAAAAATATCTTAATATCCCTTATCAGCGCTAG
- a CDS encoding amino acid ABC transporter substrate-binding protein translates to MQIKQRLIAGLLVIIALAGCDKQSSETAQATLPILKVGTTGQSYPNGFKQDGQLVGFDVEVTQAIAKELGCQIEWVTAEFGGLMAQLEAKRLDTLANAVAVTAARQEKYDFSLPYSYYGSQLVINNQNSAIHSLADLKGKTISGVLGSNHINALKQAFPDDSITIRTYETRDGAMYDLVYNRVDAYINAKPILLAEMKRHNLPFTLLGDPLIIEPVAFPFNRNASGEKLKVAFDQAISKLQQNGTIKAISEKYYGQDISTQ, encoded by the coding sequence ATGCAAATAAAACAGAGATTGATTGCCGGCTTATTAGTTATTATCGCTTTAGCCGGTTGTGATAAGCAAAGCAGTGAAACCGCACAAGCGACATTACCGATATTAAAAGTGGGAACGACCGGACAAAGCTATCCGAATGGTTTCAAGCAAGATGGTCAGCTAGTTGGATTTGATGTCGAAGTGACGCAAGCTATCGCCAAAGAGTTAGGTTGTCAAATTGAGTGGGTTACCGCCGAGTTTGGTGGCTTAATGGCGCAGTTAGAGGCTAAGCGTCTAGACACGCTTGCTAACGCTGTTGCTGTCACTGCGGCTCGACAGGAAAAATATGATTTTAGCTTGCCTTATAGCTACTATGGCAGTCAACTTGTGATTAATAATCAAAATAGTGCTATCCATTCGCTGGCTGATTTAAAGGGCAAAACGATCTCTGGCGTACTCGGTTCAAATCATATTAATGCGTTAAAGCAGGCTTTTCCTGATGATAGTATTACTATTCGTACCTATGAAACCCGTGATGGTGCAATGTATGATTTAGTCTATAACCGGGTCGATGCTTACATCAATGCCAAGCCGATTTTATTGGCTGAAATGAAACGTCACAATTTGCCCTTTACCCTATTGGGTGACCCATTAATTATTGAACCGGTGGCGTTTCCTTTTAATCGTAATGCGTCAGGTGAAAAGCTCAAAGTGGCCTTCGATCAGGCCATCAGCAAGCTGCAACAAAACGGCACTATCAAGGCGATTTCTGAGAAATATTATGGTCAGGATATTTCAACGCAGTAA
- the corA gene encoding magnesium/cobalt transporter CorA, producing MLSAFELKEKHLSRLGEQENLQLAKWIDLVEPEDVDRRRVLEDLGQNLATSLELDDIEASARFFEDTEGLHIHSFFFFEDIDDHAGNSTVAFTIRDGRLFTLRERDLPAFRLYRMRSRYQQLNDGNAYEILLDLFETKVEQLADEIENIYSQLEELGRVIMRGSAQEGYDEAISSLAELEDIGWKVRLCLMDSQRALNYLVRRAKMPADQLEQAREVIRDIESLIPHNESLFQKVNFLMQAAMGFINIEQSRIIKIFSVVSVVFLPPTVVASAYGMNFEIMPELHWEYGYPFAIGLMVLAALAPYIYFKLKKWL from the coding sequence ATGCTCAGTGCATTTGAATTGAAAGAGAAGCATTTATCACGGCTCGGTGAGCAAGAGAATTTACAGCTAGCCAAATGGATTGATCTGGTTGAACCGGAAGATGTTGATCGTCGGCGGGTATTAGAGGATTTAGGACAAAACTTGGCTACCAGCCTTGAACTCGATGATATTGAGGCATCAGCCCGTTTTTTTGAAGATACCGAAGGTTTACATATCCACTCCTTCTTCTTTTTTGAAGATATTGATGACCACGCCGGCAACTCTACTGTCGCTTTTACCATTCGCGATGGTCGTCTGTTTACGCTACGTGAACGTGATTTACCGGCTTTTCGTCTTTATCGAATGCGTTCGCGTTATCAGCAGCTCAATGATGGAAACGCTTATGAGATTTTGCTTGATTTGTTTGAAACCAAAGTTGAACAACTGGCGGATGAGATTGAAAATATCTATAGTCAGTTAGAAGAGCTGGGGCGGGTTATTATGCGCGGTTCAGCACAAGAAGGCTATGATGAAGCCATTTCTTCTCTAGCCGAATTAGAAGATATTGGCTGGAAAGTCCGTTTATGTTTAATGGATAGTCAGCGCGCCCTAAATTATCTGGTGAGACGGGCTAAAATGCCGGCTGATCAACTTGAGCAAGCGCGCGAAGTTATTCGCGATATTGAATCCTTGATTCCACACAATGAATCGCTATTTCAAAAAGTCAATTTCTTAATGCAAGCCGCCATGGGTTTTATCAATATTGAGCAAAGCCGTATTATTAAAATCTTCTCAGTTGTTTCGGTGGTATTCTTACCGCCAACTGTGGTGGCGTCAGCCTATGGTATGAACTTTGAGATCATGCCTGAGTTACATTGGGAATATGGTTATCCGTTCGCCATCGGTTTAATGGTTCTTGCTGCACTGGCGCCTTATATCTATTTTAAATTGAAAAAATGGTTATAA
- a CDS encoding MmgE/PrpD family protein — MLTTQLFELIENSRPLDNPKVVRLAIEGILDYIASSLLARSQDSAQALMRWIQDEGGHPAALLIGHSPLVTARQAALFNGYQAHLLDYDDVHEQVRGHPSAVILSALLSQIPLTQPDLPELTGKRFLAAYIIGIEVMARLGEAIGDGHYRKGWHNTATLGGGCGDRGDRLFSPSTFPGPGDGDCRNPVGRLAFTFWF, encoded by the coding sequence ATGTTAACCACGCAATTATTCGAGTTAATCGAAAATAGCCGTCCGCTAGATAACCCAAAGGTGGTCAGACTGGCGATTGAGGGGATTTTGGATTACATAGCCTCCAGTTTACTGGCCCGCTCTCAGGATTCTGCTCAAGCGCTGATGCGCTGGATACAAGATGAGGGAGGGCATCCGGCTGCTTTGTTAATCGGTCATTCCCCTTTAGTCACCGCCCGACAAGCGGCTCTATTTAACGGTTATCAGGCGCATCTACTCGACTATGATGATGTACATGAGCAGGTACGCGGTCATCCCTCCGCGGTGATTCTATCGGCACTGCTAAGTCAAATTCCGTTAACTCAACCAGACTTACCTGAGTTGACCGGCAAACGTTTTTTAGCCGCTTATATCATTGGTATTGAGGTCATGGCGCGTTTGGGAGAAGCAATCGGCGATGGCCATTATAGGAAAGGGTGGCATAATACCGCCACCTTAGGGGGGGGGTGCGGCGACCGCGGCGATCGGTTATTTTCTCCATCAACCTTTCCTGGTCCAGGCGATGGCGATTGCCGCAACCCAGTCGGCCGGCTTGCGTTTACATTTTGGTTCTGA
- the ilvY gene encoding HTH-type transcriptional activator IlvY, with the protein MDIRDLRLYLHLCDSGNFSQTAKEMYISPSTLSRQIQRLEAQLGQALFIRDNRSVQITEAGTLFKHFATQTLQHYQQLQHQLKSDQTELVGELRLFCSVTAAYSHLPDILDQFRVQYPAVEIKLTTGDAADAVKKIQSNEADLAIAGRPKLLPAGINFADIGNIEMTLFMPKLKTNFSAQLHQSSPNWQQIPFILPEHGPSRRKIDRWFKQQKILQPHIYATVAGHEAIVSMIALGCGVALLPKVVIENSPDRIRERILEWPKNLVDPFEIGVCVQKKRLSEHVIAAFWQLVS; encoded by the coding sequence ATGGATATTCGAGATCTCAGGCTTTATTTACATTTATGTGATAGCGGAAACTTTAGTCAGACGGCTAAAGAGATGTATATCAGTCCGTCGACACTTTCTCGGCAAATTCAACGTTTGGAAGCGCAGTTAGGACAGGCCCTGTTTATCCGCGATAACCGCAGTGTACAAATAACGGAAGCCGGTACATTATTTAAACATTTTGCGACACAAACGCTACAGCACTATCAACAGCTACAACATCAGCTTAAATCCGATCAAACAGAACTGGTCGGCGAACTGCGCCTATTCTGTTCAGTGACGGCCGCTTATAGTCATTTACCGGATATTTTGGATCAGTTTCGCGTCCAATATCCGGCAGTAGAGATCAAACTCACCACCGGTGATGCGGCTGATGCAGTCAAGAAAATTCAATCGAATGAAGCTGATCTGGCCATTGCTGGACGACCTAAATTGCTCCCTGCGGGCATCAATTTTGCCGATATTGGTAACATCGAAATGACCCTGTTTATGCCGAAGTTGAAAACCAATTTTAGTGCACAGCTCCATCAATCATCGCCGAACTGGCAACAGATTCCCTTTATCTTACCAGAACATGGACCGAGTCGACGTAAAATCGATCGCTGGTTTAAACAACAAAAAATTCTCCAGCCACATATTTATGCGACTGTCGCGGGTCATGAAGCGATTGTATCGATGATTGCCCTGGGTTGTGGGGTCGCTTTATTACCCAAAGTGGTGATTGAAAATAGCCCAGATCGCATTAGAGAAAGGATTCTTGAATGGCCGAAAAATTTAGTTGATCCGTTTGAAATTGGCGTTTGTGTACAAAAAAAACGCCTATCAGAACATGTTATTGCCGCATTTTGGCAACTAGTCAGTTAA
- the dusC gene encoding tRNA dihydrouridine(16) synthase DusC has product MHNRPNLSIQRMILAPMEGVLDGIVRGLLTELNQIDYCVTEFVRVTQQRLPKKVFYRLCPELYQQGKTASGSPVRVQLLGQHPALMAENAALAAELGSYGIDINAGCPAKTVVGNQGGACLLKTPELIYQITRQVRQAVPQNLPVSVKIRLGWADKSHCFEIADAVAQGGATEIAIHGRTKEDGYRADKIDWQTIGLIKQKLTIPVIANGEIFSPEDAQTCIVQSHCQDLMLARGVLQIPNLANVIRLHEAPLAWSKTAQLLLSYAQTEFDPELLLNKPFYHSARIKQWLTYLKGYYPQATELLQQVRTTKTQQQMVERLLQYCEPG; this is encoded by the coding sequence ATGCATAACCGACCCAATTTATCCATTCAGCGCATGATTCTCGCCCCGATGGAGGGCGTTTTAGACGGTATCGTTCGCGGACTCCTAACCGAGCTGAATCAGATTGATTACTGCGTAACTGAGTTTGTCCGCGTGACGCAACAGCGTTTACCTAAAAAAGTCTTCTACCGTTTATGTCCAGAGCTGTATCAGCAAGGTAAAACCGCCAGTGGTTCGCCGGTTAGAGTGCAACTACTGGGCCAGCATCCGGCATTGATGGCTGAAAATGCAGCGCTGGCTGCCGAATTAGGCTCTTATGGAATTGATATTAATGCCGGTTGTCCGGCCAAAACAGTAGTGGGTAACCAAGGCGGTGCCTGTTTACTCAAAACGCCCGAACTGATCTATCAAATTACCCGTCAGGTTCGTCAGGCTGTGCCGCAAAACCTACCGGTATCGGTAAAAATCCGGCTCGGCTGGGCAGATAAATCGCACTGTTTTGAGATTGCCGATGCTGTCGCTCAAGGCGGCGCAACGGAAATCGCCATCCATGGTCGAACCAAAGAGGATGGCTACCGAGCTGATAAAATTGACTGGCAAACTATCGGTTTAATCAAACAAAAGCTCACGATTCCGGTGATTGCCAACGGGGAAATCTTCAGCCCTGAAGATGCCCAAACTTGTATAGTGCAGAGCCACTGTCAGGATCTGATGCTCGCTCGCGGTGTTTTACAAATTCCTAATTTAGCCAATGTAATTCGCTTGCATGAAGCCCCGTTAGCTTGGTCTAAAACCGCGCAGCTATTATTAAGCTATGCCCAAACCGAGTTTGACCCGGAACTACTGCTCAACAAACCGTTCTACCACTCCGCCCGCATCAAGCAGTGGTTGACCTATTTAAAGGGCTATTATCCGCAGGCAACAGAGCTGTTGCAGCAGGTTCGCACCACCAAAACACAGCAACAGATGGTAGAGCGCTTATTACAATATTGTGAGCCTGGTTAA